Proteins found in one Corynebacterium sanguinis genomic segment:
- a CDS encoding exonuclease domain-containing protein codes for MSTTPGFAVIDLETTGFSASDRIIEIGLVLLDSSLAVESTWDTLVQPNRDIPNSFVHGITATDVVKAPAFGEVAPQLAGLLTGRIPVAHNASFERRFLTMEFRRAGVDTNVDSVGWTDTQALSKRILGCAKLEQALAVVGIENARPHAALADALATAELLGVLAREYGASVDPGSRVVAEPAEPAEAPRVGLLSRTLETAKSKHWLAGLADNLPSNSDADVERYRKALAASLVDRSLSASEIAQLSAIAVQDGLSFDDIALIHEDFIRQLAVTAWLDGVVTNDERAELTQLARQLGVADEVVDQLLAAPVGDGEAGEFRLRPGDRVAFTGSLDLPRAEWERRVVELGLSHGAVTKKTVVVVAGNPDSMSGKAARARELMIPIVSEVAFTRLIAAFEGIVAAPAEDVETSGVDEQRFPWLLDVEAEAQAPDEVALAWISHKPDAPLHHLSPGLSVDSQLELAHSSIAAAGQRWRQLYPRMLEATVYDLRSLQGVGEKRVRRLVEAVILAALDTDESAEQDSPAVVDDMGLSSSIYLDGDTYRGPREDVDVVAGWAALTGEPFPGTGREKVVSLFSACVAELVEVALRDERMLEIATQRWLGDATLEELGAQFGVSRERVRQLETKARDAYSVNSELSEATARAISRKFGRLILTEQAQAELPELWNEAVLPGTTFEQYFRKLYTLWDVNGRWIHAPGVPAELTTWIDGNIDTHGIFSTAAAAKHLDVDQNDLRELLLEAPSFFPLSDEEMARATNYQDRAVAVLAHDQHPMSLEDIAAHFRTESNIRSVANQLAVDPRITRVALNSYALTEWGMEEFSTISDWIARRIDDSPTGAVALSELLADAPQLGVSETSVRAYASSIDFRMDNGMVRRAVGDEEVIEDGPEDSKNMYLRGGTWRLLIAVTADHLRGSGFQVPRGAVGLYHVPVGGEVEVPSRLGGQFLRVNKLRQPSTSTIRRFLQELGSKEGDRVWLTFGPELFDVSPAPDRDSHLRGLARLLNEMGLDTALASDADAAMREVNLALGLSGDAPRRRSAAIFGHRGQDELADIIRSL; via the coding sequence ATGTCTACAACACCGGGATTCGCCGTCATCGATCTGGAAACAACCGGATTCAGTGCCAGCGATCGGATCATCGAAATCGGCCTAGTTCTCCTTGACAGTTCTTTAGCCGTCGAATCCACCTGGGACACCCTTGTACAGCCCAACCGCGACATCCCCAACAGCTTTGTCCACGGCATCACCGCAACGGATGTGGTGAAAGCACCGGCCTTCGGCGAGGTGGCGCCTCAACTGGCGGGACTGCTAACGGGGCGAATCCCGGTGGCTCACAACGCTTCCTTTGAGAGGCGGTTCTTGACAATGGAATTCCGCCGTGCAGGGGTGGACACCAACGTAGATAGCGTCGGATGGACGGACACCCAAGCTCTGTCCAAGCGGATCCTGGGGTGCGCGAAACTGGAGCAGGCACTGGCGGTGGTCGGGATAGAAAATGCGCGTCCGCATGCGGCACTCGCAGACGCGCTGGCCACGGCTGAGCTGTTGGGCGTTCTCGCCCGTGAATACGGTGCAAGCGTGGATCCCGGATCCCGCGTCGTTGCTGAACCCGCTGAACCCGCTGAAGCCCCTCGAGTCGGACTCCTCTCACGCACGCTCGAGACCGCCAAGAGTAAACACTGGCTCGCTGGGCTGGCGGACAATCTGCCGAGCAACAGCGATGCGGATGTGGAGCGTTACCGCAAAGCGCTGGCGGCCAGCCTGGTGGATCGAAGCCTTTCTGCCTCCGAAATTGCGCAGCTCAGTGCCATCGCTGTCCAGGACGGCCTGTCGTTCGACGACATCGCTCTCATTCATGAGGACTTCATCCGTCAGCTGGCCGTGACCGCATGGCTTGACGGGGTGGTTACCAATGATGAACGCGCGGAATTGACCCAGTTGGCGAGGCAGCTCGGAGTGGCGGATGAGGTAGTCGATCAATTGCTCGCGGCACCCGTCGGCGACGGTGAAGCCGGAGAGTTCCGCCTGCGCCCGGGCGACCGCGTCGCGTTCACCGGTTCATTGGATTTACCGCGGGCGGAGTGGGAGCGCCGCGTCGTTGAGCTCGGCCTCAGTCACGGAGCGGTGACCAAGAAGACGGTCGTGGTGGTCGCGGGCAACCCTGACTCCATGAGCGGCAAGGCCGCCCGGGCACGCGAACTGATGATCCCGATTGTCTCGGAGGTAGCGTTCACCCGCCTCATTGCCGCGTTCGAGGGAATTGTCGCCGCTCCGGCGGAAGACGTGGAAACCTCTGGCGTCGATGAGCAGCGCTTCCCGTGGTTACTCGATGTCGAAGCGGAAGCACAGGCGCCCGACGAAGTGGCGCTGGCATGGATCTCCCACAAGCCGGATGCACCGCTTCACCACCTGTCCCCAGGGTTATCCGTTGACAGCCAACTAGAGCTTGCGCACTCTTCCATCGCAGCGGCGGGGCAGCGTTGGAGGCAGCTGTACCCGCGGATGCTGGAGGCGACAGTCTATGACCTCCGCAGTCTCCAAGGGGTTGGAGAAAAGCGGGTTCGGCGGCTGGTGGAGGCCGTAATCCTCGCTGCGCTCGACACGGACGAGTCGGCAGAGCAGGATTCGCCTGCCGTCGTCGACGACATGGGATTGTCGTCGTCGATCTACCTCGATGGCGATACCTATCGCGGACCGCGGGAAGATGTCGATGTCGTCGCTGGGTGGGCGGCTTTGACGGGAGAGCCGTTCCCCGGAACGGGCCGAGAAAAGGTGGTGAGTCTTTTCTCCGCGTGCGTGGCAGAACTGGTTGAGGTGGCGCTCAGAGATGAGCGGATGCTTGAGATCGCCACACAGCGCTGGCTGGGCGACGCCACATTGGAAGAGCTTGGTGCCCAGTTCGGAGTGTCGCGCGAGCGGGTTCGGCAGTTGGAGACAAAGGCGCGTGACGCCTACTCCGTCAATTCCGAACTGAGCGAGGCAACGGCTCGGGCAATTTCCCGGAAATTCGGCCGGCTAATCCTCACTGAACAGGCCCAAGCGGAGCTGCCGGAGCTGTGGAACGAGGCGGTTCTGCCCGGGACGACGTTTGAGCAGTACTTCCGCAAACTCTACACGCTGTGGGACGTCAACGGCCGGTGGATTCACGCTCCTGGTGTGCCCGCAGAGCTAACAACGTGGATTGACGGCAACATCGACACCCACGGAATTTTCAGCACCGCCGCGGCAGCGAAACACCTCGATGTTGATCAGAATGATCTGCGAGAACTTTTGCTGGAAGCACCATCTTTCTTCCCCCTGTCGGACGAGGAAATGGCGCGTGCGACAAACTACCAAGATCGTGCAGTGGCAGTACTGGCTCACGACCAGCACCCGATGAGCCTCGAAGACATCGCCGCACACTTCCGGACGGAATCCAACATCCGCTCTGTGGCAAACCAGCTGGCTGTGGACCCCCGAATCACCCGGGTCGCCCTCAACTCCTACGCGCTGACTGAATGGGGGATGGAAGAGTTTTCCACCATTTCCGACTGGATTGCGCGGCGCATTGACGACAGCCCTACCGGAGCAGTCGCGCTGAGCGAACTCCTCGCGGATGCACCGCAGCTCGGAGTCTCGGAAACCTCGGTCCGCGCGTACGCCTCATCGATTGATTTCAGAATGGACAACGGAATGGTTCGCCGTGCCGTTGGTGACGAAGAGGTGATTGAGGACGGCCCCGAAGACTCCAAGAACATGTACCTGCGCGGCGGGACCTGGCGGCTCCTTATCGCCGTGACTGCTGATCACCTGCGAGGTTCAGGGTTTCAGGTCCCACGCGGGGCAGTCGGACTCTACCACGTTCCGGTCGGCGGCGAGGTGGAAGTCCCCAGCCGCCTGGGTGGTCAGTTTCTGAGGGTAAATAAGCTGCGTCAGCCGTCGACATCGACGATTCGCCGTTTCCTCCAAGAGCTCGGTTCGAAGGAGGGCGATCGGGTGTGGCTGACCTTTGGGCCAGAGCTTTTCGACGTCTCTCCGGCGCCTGACCGCGACTCGCACCTCCGTGGTCTGGCCCGTTTGCTTAATGAAATGGGGCTGGATACCGCTCTGGCATCGGACGCAGATGCGGCGATGCGGGAGGTCAACCTCGCACTGGGCCTTTCCGGCGACGCTCCCCGACGGCGTTCGGCGGCCATCTTCGGCCACCGTGGCCAGGACGAATTGGCGGACATCATCCGGTCACTGTGA
- a CDS encoding ATP-binding protein codes for MSVFTVIILVFTDIMPVLTVIMSGMGASTVVNDGTNETLFGLYEIEVELAKLRRTGTDNERVEVKRCTTKVGTSFWETVSAFANTEGGLILLGLDEPDFTPTKGFDFEKVQDQVTGGLREAPNAEPKVTPVPEYRIATLTIEETEIIAIRIEPLADSLRLRKQMPCFVSSKQIAKGSYKRVLDQDQLLNQYEIFSLSHRFDEDLTDLQPVAEATLEDLSSDRVENLIERLTDLGSRVGDDASSTKEILIRLKVVANGKPTLSGLLVFGGYPQQFFPQFFIDVTTHPGLEKGTGTGGQRFLTRRRCDGGMPLAIDDAVQAVLKELRTRYVESEGTIREEKEVPPIAIREAIANAVMHRDYGEYQRGQQIAVDIYPDRVEITSPGGLWADRTEDNITDGRSVSRNTGLANLLSYVIDADLKQVAENQGSGIPRMLKAMQESGLPRPEFKDKISTFTVTLPRFGLLTHEARQFLDTYGHGKNNFQDIALTLARDLGAVSPQDLRRHVGMDSDDARAELGDLARQRLLRETAPDHFVLRTSDVPTGTSAAILEVLHHDKPLKTQEIAELTDRSPATIRLHLRELVSSGLVIATAPPTSRNRAYRLAHAVA; via the coding sequence ATGTCAGTTTTCACTGTCATCATATTGGTTTTCACTGATATCATGCCAGTCCTCACTGTTATCATGTCAGGTATGGGCGCATCCACTGTTGTTAATGACGGCACTAACGAAACCCTCTTCGGGCTGTACGAAATAGAAGTAGAGCTCGCGAAGCTTCGCAGAACGGGTACAGACAATGAACGCGTCGAGGTGAAGCGTTGCACAACGAAGGTGGGCACGAGCTTCTGGGAGACCGTCAGTGCATTCGCCAACACAGAAGGTGGCCTTATCCTTCTCGGGCTCGACGAGCCAGATTTTACCCCTACGAAAGGATTTGACTTCGAAAAAGTCCAGGACCAGGTAACCGGAGGTTTGCGGGAGGCGCCCAACGCGGAACCTAAGGTTACGCCGGTACCCGAGTACCGCATCGCTACCCTCACCATTGAAGAAACTGAGATTATCGCGATTCGAATTGAGCCGCTAGCCGATTCGCTCCGACTACGAAAACAGATGCCATGCTTCGTCAGCTCAAAGCAGATAGCTAAAGGGAGCTACAAACGAGTACTTGACCAGGATCAGCTACTCAATCAATACGAAATCTTTAGTCTGAGCCACAGGTTCGACGAGGACCTTACGGACCTGCAGCCCGTCGCAGAGGCTACTCTCGAGGATCTTTCGTCGGATCGCGTCGAGAATCTCATTGAGCGTCTCACCGATCTCGGCTCCCGCGTCGGAGACGATGCATCGTCTACCAAAGAAATACTAATCAGATTGAAAGTGGTCGCTAATGGTAAGCCGACACTTTCTGGTTTATTGGTCTTTGGTGGCTACCCACAACAGTTTTTTCCGCAGTTCTTCATCGATGTCACTACGCATCCGGGACTGGAGAAAGGAACCGGGACCGGAGGACAACGATTTCTGACTAGAAGAAGATGTGACGGCGGGATGCCTCTTGCCATCGATGATGCAGTGCAAGCAGTACTAAAAGAACTACGAACCAGGTACGTGGAATCTGAAGGAACCATTCGCGAAGAAAAAGAAGTACCTCCGATTGCCATCCGTGAGGCAATCGCGAATGCGGTAATGCACCGGGATTACGGCGAATACCAAAGAGGCCAGCAAATCGCAGTAGACATCTACCCTGACCGTGTCGAGATAACCAGCCCTGGTGGGCTGTGGGCGGACCGCACGGAAGACAACATCACAGATGGGCGTTCTGTATCGCGGAATACCGGTCTTGCGAACTTGCTTAGCTATGTCATCGATGCCGACCTTAAGCAAGTCGCGGAGAATCAGGGCAGCGGAATACCCCGCATGTTGAAGGCGATGCAGGAAAGCGGGCTCCCGAGACCGGAATTCAAAGACAAGATCTCGACATTCACTGTGACACTGCCGAGGTTTGGGTTACTCACACATGAGGCTCGGCAGTTTCTGGATACCTATGGACACGGTAAGAACAATTTTCAAGATATTGCTCTCACCCTCGCTCGCGACCTAGGAGCGGTCTCACCGCAGGATCTTCGCAGGCATGTCGGCATGGACAGCGACGATGCCAGGGCTGAACTCGGCGACCTCGCCCGGCAACGCCTGCTTCGCGAAACTGCTCCGGACCATTTTGTCCTCCGTACAAGTGACGTACCCACTGGAACATCAGCTGCAATCCTTGAAGTTCTTCACCATGACAAACCCTTGAAAACTCAAGAGATAGCCGAATTGACCGACCGGTCCCCAGCGACGATCAGGCTCCACCTTCGGGAACTCGTCAGTTCTGGATTAGTCATTGCAACCGCCCCTCCGACCAGTAGGAACAGAGCCTACCGACTTGCACACGCGGTCGCCTAG
- a CDS encoding GIY-YIG nuclease family protein — protein sequence MTEDYINAQLDALIASDTDGLLDTPEKPAPVTATDRLTRAFGEIVEFVEANGREPDPNTMTISERKLGARLVGIRASEDKMEALREVDHLGLLAPQKAPASIDDLLASDDLVGAVSDIFDVSSLPARKSPDTDHDRATRIKAADFQRFEQLFADKHAGLASGDWKLTTFVGERSIKEGRFFVTSGVMAFVAEVREPLEGETKPRLRVIFENGTESSMYRESLATRLYESNGQALTRARMDATEIGDADVDTGHIYVLRSLSEHPDLRGLENLYKIGFTTGTVAARIAGAEKSPTYLNAPVEVVADYRVYNVRPSALEHLLHRVFASVRLDASVVDEVGGSVAATEWFMVPLGVIDQAIELIMSGDIVDYVYEPSVGELVPLPGEG from the coding sequence GTGACCGAAGACTACATTAACGCCCAACTGGACGCTCTGATCGCTTCCGACACAGACGGGCTGCTGGACACCCCTGAAAAGCCGGCCCCGGTCACCGCGACTGACCGCCTGACACGGGCCTTCGGGGAGATTGTCGAGTTCGTCGAGGCCAACGGGCGCGAACCCGACCCGAACACGATGACGATCTCGGAGCGAAAGCTCGGTGCGCGGCTCGTGGGGATCAGAGCCAGCGAAGACAAGATGGAGGCGTTGCGTGAGGTCGACCATCTGGGCCTGCTCGCCCCGCAAAAGGCACCGGCCTCGATAGATGATCTGCTGGCTTCGGATGACCTCGTGGGCGCGGTGTCGGACATCTTCGATGTGTCCAGCCTTCCCGCCCGCAAGAGTCCTGACACCGATCACGACCGGGCCACGCGGATCAAGGCGGCTGATTTCCAACGCTTCGAGCAACTCTTCGCCGACAAACATGCAGGACTGGCCAGCGGCGACTGGAAGTTGACCACCTTCGTCGGCGAACGCAGCATCAAGGAGGGCCGCTTCTTCGTCACCAGCGGTGTGATGGCGTTTGTGGCGGAGGTGCGCGAACCGCTAGAGGGGGAGACGAAGCCGCGGCTTCGCGTCATCTTCGAAAATGGCACGGAGTCCTCCATGTACCGCGAATCGCTGGCCACGCGACTCTACGAGTCGAATGGCCAAGCGCTCACGCGGGCGAGGATGGACGCCACCGAAATCGGTGATGCCGACGTAGACACCGGGCATATTTACGTGTTGCGCTCGCTCAGTGAACATCCGGATCTCCGTGGCCTGGAGAACCTGTACAAGATTGGATTCACCACGGGGACTGTCGCGGCGCGGATTGCCGGCGCTGAGAAAAGTCCGACGTATCTCAATGCTCCGGTGGAGGTGGTCGCGGACTATCGCGTCTACAACGTACGTCCCTCGGCACTCGAACACCTGCTGCACCGGGTTTTTGCGTCAGTACGGCTCGACGCCTCAGTGGTTGATGAGGTTGGCGGCTCGGTGGCCGCCACAGAGTGGTTTATGGTGCCGCTCGGCGTCATTGACCAGGCCATTGAGCTGATCATGTCGGGCGACATCGTGGACTACGTCTACGAGCCGTCGGTGGGGGAGCTGGTCCCGCTACCGGGCGAGGGGTGA
- a CDS encoding DEAD/DEAH box helicase: MGKHSRENLVEVYYAQDGTSVSTDEMGMREMQRRVYEQRAAQYLLIKAPPASGKSRALMFVGLDKLFNQGRKKVIVAVPERSIGGSFAPTNLTSNGFFADWDIKPENNLCTPGSSASKVDAFIRFLEGPDAVLVCTHATLRFAFEKLTPADFNGTVLAIDEFHHVSADLENSRLGNLLREVMNGSDAHIVAMTGSYFRGDALPVLLPGDEAKFTPVTFNYYDQLNGYQHLKSLGIGHHFYQGRYTDAIHEVLDLDKKTILHIPNVNSGESTKDKIEEVGSIMDTIGEVVGTEEDTGIILVRRRDTGDILRIADLVDDTDQKARARTLAYLVDSASKDRDAVDIIIALGMAKEGFDWPFAEHALTVGYRASLTEIIQIIGRVTRDVEGKLHAQFTNLLAEPDASQSEVTVSVNNMLKAITASLLMEQVLAQNFNFKAKKDPNDTSEGNNLKISGLKEPSTDRVRQIVSTDLNDLKAKILQDDTFARAAVGSVEAQTTNKVLIPKIIREQYPDLTETEVEEVRQRVVVDSVIKSGREKQVGDKRFIEMANQFVNIDDLTINLIDSINPFQRAFEILSKSVNTSVLKLISDSIYATRVEMSLEEALALIPQVRAWITANGREPDRRTEDSEERRLADALLVVRNAAAQRKAELEAGK; the protein is encoded by the coding sequence ATGGGCAAGCATTCGCGGGAGAACCTCGTTGAGGTGTACTACGCGCAGGACGGGACATCGGTTAGCACTGACGAGATGGGCATGCGCGAGATGCAGCGGCGCGTGTACGAGCAGCGGGCCGCGCAGTATCTGTTGATCAAGGCCCCGCCGGCATCGGGCAAGTCGCGAGCACTGATGTTCGTCGGCCTGGACAAGCTGTTCAACCAGGGGCGTAAGAAAGTCATCGTCGCGGTACCGGAGCGCTCCATCGGCGGCTCGTTCGCGCCGACGAATCTCACAAGCAACGGGTTTTTCGCCGACTGGGATATCAAGCCGGAAAACAACCTGTGCACCCCCGGTAGCAGTGCGAGCAAGGTGGACGCGTTTATCCGCTTCCTCGAAGGCCCGGACGCGGTCCTGGTGTGCACGCACGCGACACTGCGCTTCGCCTTTGAGAAGCTCACGCCCGCCGACTTCAACGGGACTGTCCTGGCCATCGACGAGTTCCACCACGTCTCCGCAGACCTGGAAAACTCCCGGCTGGGTAACCTGCTGCGCGAGGTGATGAACGGCTCCGACGCGCACATCGTGGCCATGACGGGTTCCTACTTCCGCGGCGACGCGCTGCCCGTGCTCCTGCCCGGGGACGAGGCGAAGTTCACCCCCGTCACCTTCAACTACTACGACCAGCTCAACGGGTACCAGCACCTCAAATCCCTCGGGATCGGCCACCACTTCTACCAGGGGCGCTACACGGATGCGATCCACGAGGTGCTCGACCTGGACAAGAAGACCATCCTGCACATCCCCAACGTGAACTCCGGCGAGTCCACCAAAGACAAGATCGAAGAGGTCGGCTCCATCATGGACACCATCGGTGAGGTGGTGGGCACCGAGGAGGACACGGGCATCATTCTCGTGCGGCGGCGCGATACCGGCGACATCCTCCGCATTGCGGACTTGGTGGATGACACCGACCAGAAGGCGCGCGCCCGCACACTTGCGTACCTGGTGGACTCCGCGTCGAAGGACCGCGACGCAGTTGACATCATCATCGCGCTGGGAATGGCGAAAGAGGGTTTCGACTGGCCCTTTGCGGAGCACGCGCTGACCGTGGGGTACCGGGCGTCGCTGACGGAGATCATCCAGATCATCGGCCGCGTCACCCGCGACGTTGAGGGTAAATTGCACGCGCAGTTCACCAACCTGCTGGCCGAGCCTGATGCCTCGCAGAGCGAGGTGACGGTGTCGGTGAACAACATGCTCAAGGCGATCACCGCCTCCCTTCTCATGGAGCAGGTCCTCGCCCAGAACTTCAACTTTAAGGCGAAGAAAGACCCGAATGACACCAGCGAGGGAAACAACCTGAAAATCTCCGGGCTGAAAGAACCGTCCACGGACCGGGTGCGGCAGATCGTGTCCACCGACCTCAACGACCTCAAGGCGAAGATCCTGCAGGACGACACATTTGCGCGTGCGGCCGTCGGCAGTGTGGAGGCCCAAACCACGAACAAGGTGCTCATCCCCAAGATCATCCGTGAGCAATACCCGGATCTGACCGAGACCGAGGTGGAAGAGGTGCGCCAGCGCGTGGTGGTCGACTCCGTGATCAAATCAGGCCGTGAAAAGCAGGTGGGTGACAAGCGGTTCATTGAGATGGCGAACCAGTTTGTCAACATCGACGACCTCACCATCAACCTGATTGACTCCATCAACCCGTTCCAGCGGGCCTTCGAGATCCTCTCCAAGTCCGTGAACACGTCGGTGCTAAAGCTCATCTCCGACTCCATCTACGCAACCCGCGTGGAAATGTCGCTCGAAGAAGCACTCGCCTTGATCCCTCAAGTGAGGGCCTGGATCACGGCCAACGGCAGGGAACCCGACCGGCGGACCGAAGACAGTGAGGAGCGCAGGCTCGCCGACGCCCTCCTTGTCGTCCGCAACGCAGCAGCGCAACGCAAAGCCGAATTGGAGGCAGGGAAGTGA
- a CDS encoding IS256 family transposase yields MTTVARRNPEDSAKIKAIEEKLLANPEMAKLIDELGTSTTDANDLVRGLLQASINRGLNAEMDAHLGYQHGDRNSKEAAGQNNSRNGSYPKRVDSNYGPVDVAVPRDRDGSFLPTMVPKGSRRLTDVDDMIISLYAGGMTVRDIQHHMATAMGVDISHETISAITDAVLEEVMIWQNRQLDEFYPVVFLDALRIKVRDGGRVVNKSAYLAIGVDMEGIKHILGIWLAKEEGASFWAQVCANLATRGVHDVFIVCCDGLKGLPEAVEATWPDSMVQTCVVHLIRAANRWVAYGDRKAVSAELKKIYTAPTEQTALAALTEFEASELGEKYPQSVKVWRDAWDRFIPFLEFPPMARKVIYTTNSIESMNNELRKATRNRVQFTNDESAIKTVWLMICNIEDKRAAKRAKQGKRVAATSGRLIEGRRVTNWKQAINQMSVAYPDRFEPYL; encoded by the coding sequence ATGACTACCGTGGCACGACGAAACCCAGAGGACTCCGCAAAGATCAAAGCGATCGAGGAAAAGCTCCTCGCCAATCCTGAGATGGCGAAGCTGATCGACGAGCTCGGCACCTCCACCACGGATGCCAACGATCTCGTCCGGGGCCTGCTCCAGGCCTCGATCAACCGGGGCCTCAACGCCGAGATGGATGCCCACCTCGGCTACCAGCACGGCGACCGGAACAGCAAGGAAGCCGCTGGTCAGAACAATTCCCGTAACGGTTCCTACCCCAAGCGGGTCGATTCGAACTACGGACCGGTCGATGTCGCTGTTCCCCGGGACCGTGACGGATCCTTCCTGCCGACAATGGTGCCCAAAGGATCCCGCCGGCTGACCGACGTCGACGACATGATCATCAGTCTCTATGCCGGTGGCATGACCGTCCGAGACATCCAGCACCACATGGCCACCGCCATGGGCGTGGACATCTCCCATGAAACAATCTCCGCGATCACCGATGCGGTCCTCGAGGAGGTCATGATCTGGCAGAACCGCCAACTTGATGAGTTCTACCCCGTGGTCTTCCTCGATGCGTTACGGATCAAAGTCCGTGACGGGGGCCGGGTGGTCAACAAATCCGCGTACCTGGCTATCGGGGTGGACATGGAGGGGATCAAACACATCCTGGGTATCTGGCTGGCTAAAGAGGAAGGAGCCTCGTTCTGGGCGCAGGTGTGTGCCAACCTCGCTACCCGCGGAGTGCACGATGTGTTCATCGTGTGCTGTGACGGGCTCAAGGGTCTGCCGGAGGCTGTGGAAGCCACCTGGCCGGATTCGATGGTCCAGACCTGTGTCGTCCACCTGATCAGGGCAGCAAACCGGTGGGTGGCCTATGGAGATCGTAAGGCGGTGTCCGCCGAGTTGAAGAAGATCTACACCGCCCCCACCGAGCAAACCGCTCTGGCGGCGTTGACGGAGTTCGAGGCCTCCGAGCTGGGGGAAAAGTATCCGCAGTCAGTCAAGGTGTGGCGCGATGCGTGGGACCGGTTCATCCCGTTCCTTGAGTTCCCACCGATGGCTAGGAAGGTGATCTACACCACGAACTCGATTGAGTCGATGAACAACGAGCTGCGTAAAGCCACCCGGAATCGGGTGCAGTTCACCAACGATGAGTCTGCGATCAAAACCGTGTGGTTGATGATCTGCAACATTGAGGACAAACGGGCCGCCAAGCGTGCTAAGCAGGGCAAACGGGTCGCGGCGACCAGCGGCCGGCTGATCGAGGGCAGGCGGGTGACGAACTGGAAGCAGGCCATCAACCAGATGTCTGTGGCTTACCCTGACCGCTTCGAGCCCTACCTCTAA